A region from the Pseudopipra pipra isolate bDixPip1 chromosome 8, bDixPip1.hap1, whole genome shotgun sequence genome encodes:
- the DPCD gene encoding protein DPCD isoform X2, which translates to MAVPGWLERLRAARKTALVQDGKRKIHYLFEDGKEMAEEYDIKTGQLMSRKWREKNTLGGSGKWQVEVGEPTSPLLGALESELITESSSNPVFMRKDTLSSFQWRIRNLPYPKEVYSVSVEEEQRCCVIRTTNKKYYKKFSIPDLDRYHLPLDAAALSFAHANNTLIITYQKPKEILAAEEQLQKELKKIKAANSGDGDCKTQ; encoded by the exons ATGGCGGTGCCGGGCTGGCTGGAGCGGCTGCGGGCGGCCCGCAAGACCGCGCTGGTGCAGGACG GGAAGCGAAAGATCCACTACctgttcgaggatgggaaggAGATGGCTGAAGAGTACGACATCAAGACCGGCCAGTTGATGA GTAGAAAATGGCGAGAGAAGAACACTCTTGGGGGCTCTGGCAAGTGGCAGGTAGAAGTGGGAGAGCCGACCTCGCCACTCCTGGGAGCACTGGAGTCAGAGCTCATAACGGAGAGCAGCTCAAAT CCTGTCTTCATGAGGAAGGATACCCTGAGCAGCTTCCAGTGGCGGATCCGTAACCTGCCCTACCCCAAGGAAGTCTACAGCGTCTCCGTGGAGGAGGAGCAGCGCTGCTGTGTCATCCGGACCACCAACAAGAA GTACTATAAAAAGTTCTCTATTCCTGATCTGGACCGATACCACCTCCCCTTGGACGCAGCTGCCCTGAGCTTTGCCCATGCCAACAACACCCTGATCATCACG TACCAGAAGCCGAAGGAGATCCTGGCCGCAGAAGAACAGCTGCAGAAGGAGCTGAAGAAGATAAAGGCAGCTAACAGTGGGGATGGAGACTGTAAGACCCAGTAA
- the DPCD gene encoding protein DPCD isoform X1 yields MAVPGWLERLRAARKTALVQDGNGGARDGTAPAGRRRGVWGKRKIHYLFEDGKEMAEEYDIKTGQLMSRKWREKNTLGGSGKWQVEVGEPTSPLLGALESELITESSSNPVFMRKDTLSSFQWRIRNLPYPKEVYSVSVEEEQRCCVIRTTNKKYYKKFSIPDLDRYHLPLDAAALSFAHANNTLIITYQKPKEILAAEEQLQKELKKIKAANSGDGDCKTQ; encoded by the exons ATGGCGGTGCCGGGCTGGCTGGAGCGGCTGCGGGCGGCCCGCAAGACCGCGCTGGTGCAGGACGGTAACGGCGGGGCGAGGGACGGGACAGCccccgccggccgccgccgTGGGGTTTGGG GGAAGCGAAAGATCCACTACctgttcgaggatgggaaggAGATGGCTGAAGAGTACGACATCAAGACCGGCCAGTTGATGA GTAGAAAATGGCGAGAGAAGAACACTCTTGGGGGCTCTGGCAAGTGGCAGGTAGAAGTGGGAGAGCCGACCTCGCCACTCCTGGGAGCACTGGAGTCAGAGCTCATAACGGAGAGCAGCTCAAAT CCTGTCTTCATGAGGAAGGATACCCTGAGCAGCTTCCAGTGGCGGATCCGTAACCTGCCCTACCCCAAGGAAGTCTACAGCGTCTCCGTGGAGGAGGAGCAGCGCTGCTGTGTCATCCGGACCACCAACAAGAA GTACTATAAAAAGTTCTCTATTCCTGATCTGGACCGATACCACCTCCCCTTGGACGCAGCTGCCCTGAGCTTTGCCCATGCCAACAACACCCTGATCATCACG TACCAGAAGCCGAAGGAGATCCTGGCCGCAGAAGAACAGCTGCAGAAGGAGCTGAAGAAGATAAAGGCAGCTAACAGTGGGGATGGAGACTGTAAGACCCAGTAA